The Arachis duranensis cultivar V14167 chromosome 2, aradu.V14167.gnm2.J7QH, whole genome shotgun sequence genome has a window encoding:
- the LOC110278249 gene encoding UPF0481 protein At3g47200-like, with translation MRSDFSWMIPVEVMLGALDHEEVHSCSISKVPPMLRAPNEDAYKPKLVSLGPWHKGETRQLLLMEEAKLRYMRDFLERRETGTDTRTSELRLRDCAVDMISMDKAITACYSGDTETDSHELSRIMIVDGCFLLELLIRLGYYMSKKNSNRHSNDDDDSYLGDPLFETEEKVRSVLNDIVMLENQIPLIVLKKLYYNVFPDEDIEVKDDHRVANIVFGAFGYTPVRISSGAAHILHLIHLATVEERDQLEKKRGVKASQELKRCATRLRASGITIRTAANSKGNGKVPDLFEDIFDFDIRFNEKDKVLEIPALRIKETTEVRWRNLVAWEQSRIWVKRKYTSYAFFFKGLICCKHDIELLEKKGVIVNDSKKKKEELLSMFRKICKGSEHMDPGYGGICECLNQYEAESRNAFRGLGIRSWHRCRKVFEILMYYVWNWYDALIRDHIPTVWKFIGVVAAIVLLVLTIMQTYYSARSSG, from the coding sequence ATGCGATCAGACTTCAGTTGGATGATTCCAGTGGAAGTGATGCTGGGTGCTCTGGACCATGAAGAAGTCCATTCATGCAGCATTTCAAAGGTTCCACCAATGCTTCGAGCCCCCAACGAGGACGCTTACAAGCCAAAGCTGGTGTCCTTAGGACCCTGGCACAAGGGAGAAACACGCCAGCTTCTCCTAATGGAAGAAGCAAAACTGCGCTACATGCGCGACTTTCTTGAAAGAAGAGAAACTGGAACGGATACAAGAACATCAGAACTCAGGCTTCGCGATTGCGCCGTTGACATGATCAGTATGGACAAAGCGATTACTGCCTGCTACAGCGGCGACACAGAGACGGATTCCCATGAGCTCTCCAGGATAATGATTGTCGACGGTTGCTTCTTGTTGGAGCTTCTCATAAGACTTGGTTATTACATGTCGAAGAAGAACAGCAATAGACAcagcaatgatgatgatgatagctATCTGGGTGATCCTCTCTTTGAAACAGAGGAGAAGGTAAGATCTGTTCTCAACGACATCGTGATGCTCGAGAACCAAATACCCTTGATCGTTCTCAAGAAGTTGTACTACAATGTCTTCCCTGATGAAGACATTGAAGTCAAAGATGACCACCGCGTTGCCAACATCGTGTTCGGTGCTTTCGGTTACACTCCGGTAAGAATCTCTTCAGGTGCCGCTCACATACTCCACCTCATTCATCTGGCCACGGTTGAAGAACGTGACCAGttagagaagaagagaggggtAAAAGCGTCTCAAGAGCTAAAGCGATGCGCTACTAGGCTCCGGGCTTCCGGAATAACCATTCGAACCGCCGCAAATAGCAAAGGCAACGGTAAAGTTCCGGATCTGTTTGAAGATATTTTTGACTTCGACATAAGATTCAACGAAAAAGATAAGGTGCTGGAAATTCCGGCTCTTCGTATCAAGGAAACGACGGAAGTGAGGTGGAGGAATTTGGTTGCTTGGGAGCAGAGCAGGATTTGGGTGAAAAGGAAGTACACTTCGTATGCTTTTTTCTTCAAAGGTTTGATATGTTGCAAGCACGACATTGAACTGCTTGAGAAGAAGGGAGTGATAGTGAACGATagcaagaagaaaaaagaagaattgcTAAGTATGTTTCGGAAAATCTGCAAGGGTTCTGAACACATGGATCCAGGTTACGGCGGAATTTGTGAGTGCTTGAACCAGTATGAGGCGGAATCTAGGAACGCGTTTCGTGGATTGGGTATAAGGAGTTGGCACAGGTGCAGGAAGGTTTTTGAAATTCTTATGTACTATGTGTGGAATTGGTATGATGCTTTGATCCGTGATCATATCCCTACAGTGTGGAAATTCATAGGAGTTGTGGCAGCTATTGTCCTGCTTGTTCTTACCATCATGCAGACATATTATTCAGCTCGTTCTAGTGGCTAG